A DNA window from Camelina sativa cultivar DH55 chromosome 17, Cs, whole genome shotgun sequence contains the following coding sequences:
- the LOC104756085 gene encoding mitochondrial import inner membrane translocase subunit TIM23-1 gives MAINQSSDHESDENTRLYHPYQNYQVPIKAQYLYKLPTSPEFLFTEESLKQRRSWGENLTFYTGVGYLGGSVAGATAGVFSGIRSFENGDTTKLKINRILNSSGQAGRTWGNRIGVLGLIYAGVESGVVAVTDKDDVWTSVVAGLGTGAVYRAARGVRSAAVAGALGGVAAGAVVAGKQVFKRYAHI, from the coding sequence ATGGCGATCAATCAGAGCTCCGATCACGAGTCCGACGAAAACACGCGTCTTTACCATCCTTACCAAAACTACCAAGTCCCGATCAAAGCTCAGTATCTTTACAAGCTCCCTACTTCTCCAGAATTCCTCTTCACGGAAGAGTCACTCAAGCAGCGTCGATCATGGGGAGAAAACCTCACCTTCTACACAGGGGTAGGTTATCTCGGCGGCTCTGTAGCCGGTGCTACAGCTGGGGTCTTCTCCGGTATCAGGAGCTTTGAAAATGGAGACACGACTAAGCTTAAAATCAACAGGATTTTGAATTCGTCTGGTCAGGCAGGTCGCACTTGGGGTAATAGGATTGGGGTGTTAGGGTTGATCTATGCAGGGGTTGAGAGTGGTGTGGTGGCGGTAACTGATAAAGACGATGTTTGGACCAGTGTTGTCGCTGGTCTTGGAACCGGAGCGGTTTATAGGGCAGCTCGAGGAGTGAGATCTGCGGCTGTGGCTGGTGCTCTTGGCGGAGTAGCGGCTGGTGCTGTTGTGGCTGGGAAGCAGGTTTTCAAGCGCTATGCTCACATATGA
- the LOC104756083 gene encoding telomere repeat-binding factor 4-like isoform X2: protein MGNQKLKWTAEEEEALLAGVRKHGPGKWKNILRDPEFDGQLSNRSNIDLKDKWRNLSVAPGIQGSKDKIRTPKIKAAAFDLASAAAAATVNHIPNAIPSPVAKLIRKVSSENIEEFCNIVVDAKNVPRYDGMIFEALSALTDVNGSDVSAIYNCIEQRHGAPPNFRRMLSSRLRRLAAQGKLEKVSHLKSTQNFYKMNDNSLVPRTPQVARPKETNPKPRQTHSQGPSISQEMVGEASITAAYKLVEVENKLDVVKGSSEEIERMMNLARQAEYMLVIAREMHEECCQGNIMFLD, encoded by the exons ATGGGAAACCAGAAGCTCAAATGGAcggcggaggaagaggaagcGTTACTCGCCGGTGTTAGAAAGCACGGTCCCGGAAAGTGGAAGAATATCCTCCGCGATCCCGAATTCGATGGGCAGCTCTCTAACCGTTCCAACATCGACCtcaag GATAAGTGGCGTAATTTAAGTGTTGCCCCTGGCATTCAAGGCTCTAAGGATAAGATAAGGACACCAAAAATCAAAGCTGCTGCTTTTGATCTGGCTTCCGCTGCAGCTGCCGCTACCGTTAATCATATCCCTAATGCTATCCCTTCTCCAGTTGCTAAACTTATCCGTAAAGTATCTTCTGAAAACATTGAGGAGTTTTGTAACATTGTGGTTGATGCGAAGAATGTTCCCAG ATATGATGGAATGATATTTGAAGCTCTTTCAGCCTTGACGGATGTTAATGGATCTGATGTCAGTGCAATTTACAACTGCATTGAG CAACGACATGGAGCACCACCAAATTTCAGAAGGATGCTTAGTTCAAGATTGAGGAGGCTTGCTGCTCAGGGAAAACTTGAAAAGGTTAGCCACTTAAAATCA ACACAGAACTTCTACAAGATGAATGACAATAGCTTGGTACCAAGAACACCACAAGTAGCGAGACCAAAAGAGACGAACCCGAAACCCAGGCAGACACACAGTCAAGGGCCCTCTATTTCACAGGAGATGGTTGGTGAAGCTTCAATAACCGCAGCTTATAAGCTCGTGGAAGTAGAGAACAAATTAGATGTGGTGAAAGGATCGTcagaagagatagagagaatgaTGAATCTGGCAAGACAGGCAGAGTATATGCTAGTGATAGCGAGAGAGATGCACGAAGAAT GTTGTCAGGGAAATATTATGTTCCTGGATTGA
- the LOC104756086 gene encoding U-box domain-containing protein 35, translated as MAARRLKGKDTKAVTAVAIDKDKNSQHALKWAVDNIIVDSSNCILLHVQTKLRIGAGENTEDTHDNQEEAHQFFLPFRGFCARKGIIATEVLLHDIDISSAIIDYITNNSIANIVLGASARNSFLKKFKSADVPTTLLKTAPDTCAVFIVSKGRLITSRSATRTLTPQGPQHSPPPSKKPAMMSDPGPPSYTPSSEPGRSSPALKGDFSPPKPHYKPTINRSPLSELSNESSSSGHSAESNASFYSILGRSTYGGSPHSSTSMSEMTDGEEGLSGEIITEHQDQNLEAEVRRLRLELQQFNASMCRESAPHLQVPRATVETEKLEESKAAREMLRALSEMDKQKTQSAIQAAEMAQRLAEMDTHKRRLVEMQARFKEQKMANSISYRRYSIRDVESATDGFSNTLKIGEGGYGPVYKAVLENTSVAIKILKSDISQGLKQFNQEIEVLSCMRHPNMVILLGACPEYGCLVYEYMENGTLEDRLFCKDNTPPLSWRERFRIAAEIATGLLFLHQAKPEPLVHRDLKPANILLDRHFISKISDVGLARLVPPAIADSFSQYHMTAAAGTFCYIDPEYQQTGMLGVKSDLYSFGVVLLQIITAMPAMGLSHRVEKAIEKKRLREVLDPKISDWPEEETLVLAQLALQCCELRKKDRPDLASVLLPALSKLREFATEDHEVCNSNRIFSVSRAHNSVPLSPISSSQVG; from the exons ATGGCTGCAAGAAGACTTAAAGGAAAAGACACTAAAGCAGTTACCGCCGTAGCCATTGATAAAGATAAAAACAGCCAACACGCTTTGAAATGGGCTGTCGATAATATCATCGTCGATTCTTCAAACTGTATCCTTCTCCATGTTCAAACCAAATTGA GAATTGGTGCAGGAGAGAACACAGAGGATACACATGACAACCAGGAAGAGGCGCACCAGTTCTTCCTTCCCTTTAGAGGATTCTGTGCTCGGAAAGGG ATTATAGCAACTGAGGTTCTTCTTCACGATATTGACATCTCGAGTGCAATTATTGACTACATCACCAATAATTCCATTGCAAATATAGTCCTTGGAGCCTCTGCGCGAAATTCCTTCCTCAa GAAGTTTAAGAGCGCAGATGTGCCAACGACATTGCTTAAAACAGCTCCAGATACATGTGCTGTCTTTATTGTGTCTAAAGGTAGGCTCATAACAAGCAGATCAGCGACTCGGACTCTGACACCTCAAGGTCCTCAAcactctcctcctccttcaaaAAAACCCGCAATGATGTCTGATCCTGGTCCACCAAGTTATACCCCTTCCAGTGAACCCGGAAG GTCATCTCCTGCGTTAAAAGGAGATTTTTCTCCACCTAAACCTCATTACAAGCCAACCATTAACAGGAGTCCTCTGTCAGAGCTTAGCAATGAATCCTCTTCCAGCGGTCACAGTGCTGAATCAAATGCTAGTTTCTACAGCATCCTAGGACGATCCACCTATGGTGGAAGCCCGCACTCTTCCACATCCATG TCTGAGATGACTGATGGAGAGGAAGGCTTATCTGGGGAAATTATCACTGAACATCAG GATCAAAATCTTGAAGCAGAGGTGAGAAGATTGAGACTCGAATTGCAGCAGTTTAACGCTTCCATGTGTAGAGAAAGT GCCCCTCATCTTCAAGTACCTAGAGCTACCGTGGAAACTGAAAAGCTGGAGGAATCAAAGGCAGCAAGAGAGATGCTTAGGGCTTTGTCTGAGATGGATAAGCAGAAAACACAGAGTGCGATCCAAGCAGCTGAAATGGCACAACGTCTAGCGGAAATGGATACCCACAAGAGAAGACTTGTGGAGATGCAGGCCAGGTTCAAGGAACAGAAGATGGCCAATAGTATATCCTACAGAAGATATAGCATAAGAGATGTTGAAAGTGCTACAGACGGGTTTTCAAATACTCTAAAGATTGGGGAAGGCGGGTATGGACCTGTGTATAAAGCCGTTCTTGAAAACACTTCTGTTGCCATCAAAATCTTGAAGTCAGATATTTCACAAGGCCTGAAGCAGTTCAACCAAGAG ATCGAGGTTCTAAGTTGCATGAGGCACCCTAACATGGTGATCCTCCTCGGTGCTTGTCCCGAGTATGGCTGTCTTGTGTATGAGTACATGGAAAATGGAACACTAGAAGATCGTCTCTTCTGCAAAGATAATACTCCACCATTATCTTGGAGAGAACGGTTCAGAATCGCTGCTGAGATTGCTACAGGACTTCTTTTCCTTCACCAGGCCAAACCCGAGCCACTAGTACATCGAGATCTGAAGCCAGCAAACATTCTGCTAGACAGACATTTCATTAGCAAAATCAGTGATGTTGGTTTAGCTCGGTTGGTACCTCCCGCTATTGCTGATAGCTTCAGCCAGTATCATATGACTGCTGCAGCCG GTACATTTTGTTACATCGACCCCGAGTACCAGCAAACGGGAATGCTTGGAGTGAAGTCTGACTTGTACTCATTTGGTGTGGTGCTTCTGCAAATCATCACAGCGATGCCAGCAATGGGTTTAAGCCATAGAGTAGAGAAAGCAATTGAGAAGAAGAGACTCAGAGAAGTTTTGGATCCAAAAATATCAGACTGGCCTGAAGAAGAGACTCTGGTTCTAGCTCAGTTGGCTCTGCAGTGCTGCGAGCTGCGGAAAAAGGACAGACCTGATCTTGCTTCCGTTTTGCTGCCCGCACTGAGCAAACTACGGGAGTTTGCAACAGAGGATCATGAAGTATGTAACTCCAACAGAATATTTTCTGTGTCACGTGCTCACAATTCGGTTCCTCTTTCCCCAATATCTTCCTCTCAGGTTGG
- the LOC104756083 gene encoding telomere repeat-binding factor 4-like isoform X3 gives MGNQKLKWTAEEEEALLAGVRKHGPGKWKNILRDPEFDGQLSNRSNIDLKDKWRNLSVAPGIQGSKDKIRTPKIKAAAFDLASAAAAATVNHIPNAIPSPVAKLIRKVSSENIEEFCNIVVDAKNVPRYDGMIFEALSALTDVNGSDVSAIYNCIEQQRHGAPPNFRRMLSSRLRRLAAQGKLEKTQNFYKMNDNSLVPRTPQVARPKETNPKPRQTHSQGPSISQEMVGEASITAAYKLVEVENKLDVVKGSSEEIERMMNLARQAEYMLVIAREMHEECCQGNIMFLD, from the exons ATGGGAAACCAGAAGCTCAAATGGAcggcggaggaagaggaagcGTTACTCGCCGGTGTTAGAAAGCACGGTCCCGGAAAGTGGAAGAATATCCTCCGCGATCCCGAATTCGATGGGCAGCTCTCTAACCGTTCCAACATCGACCtcaag GATAAGTGGCGTAATTTAAGTGTTGCCCCTGGCATTCAAGGCTCTAAGGATAAGATAAGGACACCAAAAATCAAAGCTGCTGCTTTTGATCTGGCTTCCGCTGCAGCTGCCGCTACCGTTAATCATATCCCTAATGCTATCCCTTCTCCAGTTGCTAAACTTATCCGTAAAGTATCTTCTGAAAACATTGAGGAGTTTTGTAACATTGTGGTTGATGCGAAGAATGTTCCCAG ATATGATGGAATGATATTTGAAGCTCTTTCAGCCTTGACGGATGTTAATGGATCTGATGTCAGTGCAATTTACAACTGCATTGAG CAGCAACGACATGGAGCACCACCAAATTTCAGAAGGATGCTTAGTTCAAGATTGAGGAGGCTTGCTGCTCAGGGAAAACTTGAAAAG ACACAGAACTTCTACAAGATGAATGACAATAGCTTGGTACCAAGAACACCACAAGTAGCGAGACCAAAAGAGACGAACCCGAAACCCAGGCAGACACACAGTCAAGGGCCCTCTATTTCACAGGAGATGGTTGGTGAAGCTTCAATAACCGCAGCTTATAAGCTCGTGGAAGTAGAGAACAAATTAGATGTGGTGAAAGGATCGTcagaagagatagagagaatgaTGAATCTGGCAAGACAGGCAGAGTATATGCTAGTGATAGCGAGAGAGATGCACGAAGAAT GTTGTCAGGGAAATATTATGTTCCTGGATTGA
- the LOC104759269 gene encoding uncharacterized protein LOC104759269, whose product MVRFSAASSASTTPTPPVSSSSGVGSFLGILKEPRSESDLLISQYIRLCQGRLTTKKGDFTEEKLTKLLAGEDKIGIGETMNLLEGRKTGIESSKNKSIDKPKAKKK is encoded by the exons atggtccGG TTCTCAGCTGCATCGTCCGCATCTACTACACCCACACCTcctgtttcttcatcttccggTGTTGGATCATTTCTGGGTATTCTCAAGGAACCTCGCTCTGAATCCGATTTATTGATCTCCCAGTACATCAGACTCTGCCAG GGACGATTGACGACGAAGAAAGGTGATTTCACAGAGGAGAAGCTAACGAAGTTGTTGGCTGGTGAAGACAAGATTGGGATTGGTGAGACCATGAATTTGCTTGAGGGCCGCAAAACTGGTATTGAATCTTCTAAAAACAAATCCATTGACAAGCCCAAAGCCAAGAAAAAATAg
- the LOC104759268 gene encoding probable phospholipid-transporting ATPase 4: MARGRRRSKLRLSHIYTFGCLRPSADEGQDPHPIQGPGFSRTVYCNQPHMHKKKPLRYRSNYVSTTRYNMITFFPKSLYEQFHRAANFYFLVAAILSVFPLSPFNKWSMIAPLVFVVGLSMLKEALEDWSRFMQDVKINARKAYVHKRDGEFRRRKWKKISVGDIVKVEKDGFFPADLLLLSSSYEDGICYVETMNLDGETNLKVKRSLEATLSLDDDESFKDFTGTIRCEDPNPSLYTFVGNLEYERQIFPLDPSQILLRDSKLRNTPYVYGVVVFTGHDTKVMQNSTKSPSKRSRIEKTMDYIIYTLLVLLILISCISSSGFAWETKFHMPKWWYLRPEEPENLTNPSNPVYAGVVHLITALLLYGYLIPISLYVSIEVVKVLQASFINKDLHMYDSESGVPAHARTSNLNEELGQVDTILSDKTGTLTCNQMDFLKCSIAGTSYGVRSSEVEVAAAQQMAVDLDDHGEVSSRTSTPRAPAHEIELDSSSNHRAEHNQRIPIKGFGFEDIRLMDGNWLREPHTNDILLFFRILAICHTAIPELNEETGKYTYEAESPDEASFLTAAXALNCRYSCSLLRQGMKQICITVMNSEGGSQEAKARLSFSGQTIEREYKVLNLLDFTSKRKRMSVVVRDQEGQILLLCKGADSIIFERLAKNGKTYLGPTTKHLNEYGEAGLRTLALSYRKLDEDEYSAWNAEFHKAKTSIGSDRDELLERISDMIEKDLILIGATAVEDKLQKGVPQCIDKLAQAGLKLWVLTGDKMETAINIGYSCSLLRQGMKQICITVMNSEGGSQEAKAVKENILLQITKAVQMVKLEKDPHAAFALIIDGKTLTYALEDEMKYQFLALAVDCASVICCRVSPKQKALVTRLVKEGTGKTTLAIGDGANDVGMIQEADIGVGISGVEGMQAVMASDFSIAQFRFLERLLVVHGHWCYKRIAQMICYFFYKNIAFGLTLFYFEAFTGFSGQSVYNDFYLLLFNVVLTSLPVIALGVFEQDVSSEICLQVRFN; this comes from the exons ATGGCAAGAGGTAGAAGAAGGTCAAAGCTGAGACTTAGCCATATATACACATTTGGATGTCTTAGGCCAAGTGCAGACGAGGGTCAAGATCCTCACCCTATCCAAGGTCCAGGATTTAGCAGGACTGTTTACTGTAATCAGCCTCATATGCACAAGAAGAAACCTTTGAGATACCGCTCTAACTATGTCTCTACAACCAGGTACAATATGATCACTTTCTTCCCCAAGTCACTCTACGAACAGTTTCACCGCGCTGCCAACTTCTACTTCTTGGTAGCTGCCATTCTTTCTGTGTTCCCTCTTTCTCCGTTCAACAAATGGAGTATGATTGCTCCGCTGGTGTTTGTTGTTGGACTCAGTATGTTAAAGGAGGCTCTTGAAGATTGGAGTAGGTTTATGCAAGATGTGAAGATTAATGCAAGGAAAGCTTATGTTCATAAACGTGATGGGGAGTTTCGTCGCAGAAAGTGGAAAAAGATTAGTGTTGGGGATATTGTCAAAGTGGAGAAAGATGGCTTCTTCCCTGCTGACTTGCTCTTGTTGTCGTCCAGTTATGAGGATGGGATTTGTTATGTAGAGACTATGAATTTAGATGGTGAGACCAACTTGAAAGTGAAAAGGTCCTTGGAAGCGACATTATCGCTGGATGACGACGAATCTTTTAAAGATTTCACGGGGACTATAAGATGTGAAGATCCAAACCCAAGTCTTTACACATTTGTTGGCAATCTTGAGTATGAGCGGCAGATATTTCCACTGGATCCAAGTCAGATTCTGTTGAGAGATTCAAAGCTTAGGAATACACCTTATGTTTATGGAGTTGTGGTATTCACAGGGCATGATACTAAAGTGATGCAGAACTCAACGAAATCGCCTTCGAAAAGGAGCAGAATCGAAAAGACAATGGATTATATCATCTACACGCTTCTAGTCCTACTTATTTTGATCTCTTGCATAAGTTCATCCGGATTTGCTTGGGAGACAAAGTTTCACATGCCGAAATGGTGGTACTTAAGACCTGAGGAGCCTGAGAACTTAACCAATCCAAGTAATCCTGTTTATGCTGGAGTTGTCCATCTGATCACTGCTCTGTTGCTGTACGGATATTTGATACCAATCTCTCTTTATGTCTCCATTGAGGTTGTGAAAGTGTTGCAGGCATCTTTCATCAATAAAG ATTTGCATATGTATGATAGTGAGAGTGGTGTTCCAGCACACGCACGCACGTCGAATCTAAACGAAGAGCTAGGACAAGTGGATACTATCCTTTCTGATAAAACGGGAACTTTGACTTGTAATCAGATGGATTTTCTGAAATGCTCAATTGCTGGCACTTCTTATGGAGTACGTTCTAGCGAAGTCGAAGTTGCTGCTGCACAGCAAATGGCTGTTGATCTTGATGATCACGGAGAAGTATCCAGTAGGACAAGTACTCCAAGGGCCCCGGCACACGAAATTGAGTTAGATAGTAGCAGTAATCATCGAGCTGAGCATAATCAAAGAATTCCTATAAAGGGGTTTGGTTTCGAGGATATCAGGCTAATGGATGGGAATTGGTTAAGAGAGCCACACACAAATGACATTTTGCTGTTTTTTCGCATATTAGCTATTTGTCACACAGCTATCCCCGAGCTTAACGAGGAGACTGGCAAGTACACTTATGAAGCAGAGTCACCAGATGAAGCTTCTTTTCTCACTGCTGCCNTTGCTTTGAACTGCAGATATTCATGTAGTTTACTTCGGCAAGGCATGAAACAGATATGTATAACTGTGATGAACTCAGAAGGAGGATCTCAAGAAGCAAAA GCNAGGTTATCTTTTTCAGGGCAAACTATTGAAAG GGAGTATAAAGTTCTGAATTTGTTGGATTTCACTAGCAAACGAAAGCGAATGTCAGTAGTTGTACGTGACCAGGAAGGGCAGATTCTTTTGCTATGCAAAGGAGCTGACAG taTTATTTTTGAGCGACTGGCGAAAAATGGGAAGACATACTTAGGACCTACCACTAAGCATTTAAATGAATATGGAGAAGCAGGACTCCGTACTCTTGCACTTTCATACAGAAAGCTTGACGAGGATGAATACTCAGCTTGGAACGCTGAGTTTCACAAGGCCAAAACTTCTATAGGATCTGATAGAGATGAGTTGCTTGAGAGGATATCGGATATGATTGAAAAAGACCTTATTCTTATAGGTGCAACTGCTGTGGAGGACAAACTCCAGAAAGGG GTGCCCCAATGCATAGATAAACTTGCTCAAGCAGGCCTCAAATTATGGGTTTTAACTGGGGATAAGATGGAAACAGCAATCAACATCGG ATATTCATGTAGTTTACTTCGGCAAGGCATGAAACAGATATGTATAACTGTGATGAACTCAGAAGGAGGATCTCAAGAAGCAAAA GCTGTGAAAGAGAATATTTTGCTTCAAATCACAAAAGCTGTACAAATGGTGAAGCTAGAGAAAGATCCACACGCTGCATTTGCCTTGATCATTGACGGCAAAACCCTAACGTATGCGTTGGAGGATGAGATGAAGTATCAGTTTCTTGCTTTGGCGGTCGATTGTGCGTCAGTCATTTGCTGTCGTGTGTCTCCTAAGCAGAAAGCTTTG GTAACGAGGTTAGTTAAAGAGGGAACCGGGAAAACCACATTGGCAATTGGTGATGGTGCAAATGATGTTGGAATGATTCAAGAAGCTGACATTGGTGTTGGTATCAGCGGGGTTGAAGGGATGCAG GCTGTTATGGCAAGTGATTTTTCTATTGCCCAGTTCCGGTTTCTTGAAAGATTGCTCGTCGTTCATGGACACTGGTGCTACAAAAGAATAGCTCAAATG ATCTGCTATTTCTTTTACAAGAACATAGCATTTGGTCTCACTCTCTTCTATTTTGAGGCTTTCACTGGATTTTCTGGGCAATCAGTATATAATGACTTCTACCTATTACTCTTCAACGTCGTCCTTACTTCATTGCCAGTGATTGCCCTTGGAGTCTTTGAACAAGATGTTTCCTCGGAGATCTGCTTACAGGTAAGGTTCAACTAA
- the LOC104756083 gene encoding telomere repeat-binding factor 4-like isoform X1, with product MGNQKLKWTAEEEEALLAGVRKHGPGKWKNILRDPEFDGQLSNRSNIDLKDKWRNLSVAPGIQGSKDKIRTPKIKAAAFDLASAAAAATVNHIPNAIPSPVAKLIRKVSSENIEEFCNIVVDAKNVPRYDGMIFEALSALTDVNGSDVSAIYNCIEQQRHGAPPNFRRMLSSRLRRLAAQGKLEKVSHLKSTQNFYKMNDNSLVPRTPQVARPKETNPKPRQTHSQGPSISQEMVGEASITAAYKLVEVENKLDVVKGSSEEIERMMNLARQAEYMLVIAREMHEECCQGNIMFLD from the exons ATGGGAAACCAGAAGCTCAAATGGAcggcggaggaagaggaagcGTTACTCGCCGGTGTTAGAAAGCACGGTCCCGGAAAGTGGAAGAATATCCTCCGCGATCCCGAATTCGATGGGCAGCTCTCTAACCGTTCCAACATCGACCtcaag GATAAGTGGCGTAATTTAAGTGTTGCCCCTGGCATTCAAGGCTCTAAGGATAAGATAAGGACACCAAAAATCAAAGCTGCTGCTTTTGATCTGGCTTCCGCTGCAGCTGCCGCTACCGTTAATCATATCCCTAATGCTATCCCTTCTCCAGTTGCTAAACTTATCCGTAAAGTATCTTCTGAAAACATTGAGGAGTTTTGTAACATTGTGGTTGATGCGAAGAATGTTCCCAG ATATGATGGAATGATATTTGAAGCTCTTTCAGCCTTGACGGATGTTAATGGATCTGATGTCAGTGCAATTTACAACTGCATTGAG CAGCAACGACATGGAGCACCACCAAATTTCAGAAGGATGCTTAGTTCAAGATTGAGGAGGCTTGCTGCTCAGGGAAAACTTGAAAAGGTTAGCCACTTAAAATCA ACACAGAACTTCTACAAGATGAATGACAATAGCTTGGTACCAAGAACACCACAAGTAGCGAGACCAAAAGAGACGAACCCGAAACCCAGGCAGACACACAGTCAAGGGCCCTCTATTTCACAGGAGATGGTTGGTGAAGCTTCAATAACCGCAGCTTATAAGCTCGTGGAAGTAGAGAACAAATTAGATGTGGTGAAAGGATCGTcagaagagatagagagaatgaTGAATCTGGCAAGACAGGCAGAGTATATGCTAGTGATAGCGAGAGAGATGCACGAAGAAT GTTGTCAGGGAAATATTATGTTCCTGGATTGA
- the LOC109130215 gene encoding U-box domain-containing protein 35-like, which translates to MYPIAETGTFCYIDPEYQQTGMLGVKSDLYSFGVVLLQIITAMPAMGLSHRVEKAIEKKRLREVLDPKISDWPEEETLVLAQLALQCCELRKKDRPDLASVLLPALSKLREFATEDHEVCNSNRIFSVSRAHNSVPLSPISSSQVGLLEPAITD; encoded by the coding sequence ATGTATCCAATCGCTGAAACAGGTACATTTTGTTACATCGACCCCGAGTACCAGCAAACGGGAATGCTTGGAGTGAAGTCTGACTTGTACTCATTTGGTGTGGTGCTTCTGCAAATCATCACAGCGATGCCAGCAATGGGTTTAAGCCATAGAGTAGAGAAAGCAATTGAGAAGAAGAGACTCAGAGAAGTTTTGGATCCAAAAATATCAGACTGGCCTGAAGAAGAGACTCTGGTTCTAGCTCAGTTGGCTCTGCAGTGCTGCGAGCTGCGGAAAAAGGACAGACCTGATCTTGCTTCCGTTTTGCTGCCCGCACTGAGCAAACTACGGGAGTTTGCAACAGAGGATCATGAAGTATGTAACTCCAACAGAATATTTTCTGTGTCACGTGCTCACAATTCGGTTCCTCTTTCCCCAATATCTTCCTCTCAGGTTGGTTTATTAGAACCTGCAATAACAGATTAA
- the LOC104756083 gene encoding telomere repeat-binding factor 4-like isoform X4: MGNQKLKWTAEEEEALLAGVRKHGPGKWKNILRDPEFDGQLSNRSNIDLKDKWRNLSVAPGIQGSKDKIRTPKIKAAAFDLASAAAAATVNHIPNAIPSPVAKLIRKVSSENIEEFCNIVVDAKNVPRYDGMIFEALSALTDVNGSDVSAIYNCIEQRHGAPPNFRRMLSSRLRRLAAQGKLEKTQNFYKMNDNSLVPRTPQVARPKETNPKPRQTHSQGPSISQEMVGEASITAAYKLVEVENKLDVVKGSSEEIERMMNLARQAEYMLVIAREMHEECCQGNIMFLD, encoded by the exons ATGGGAAACCAGAAGCTCAAATGGAcggcggaggaagaggaagcGTTACTCGCCGGTGTTAGAAAGCACGGTCCCGGAAAGTGGAAGAATATCCTCCGCGATCCCGAATTCGATGGGCAGCTCTCTAACCGTTCCAACATCGACCtcaag GATAAGTGGCGTAATTTAAGTGTTGCCCCTGGCATTCAAGGCTCTAAGGATAAGATAAGGACACCAAAAATCAAAGCTGCTGCTTTTGATCTGGCTTCCGCTGCAGCTGCCGCTACCGTTAATCATATCCCTAATGCTATCCCTTCTCCAGTTGCTAAACTTATCCGTAAAGTATCTTCTGAAAACATTGAGGAGTTTTGTAACATTGTGGTTGATGCGAAGAATGTTCCCAG ATATGATGGAATGATATTTGAAGCTCTTTCAGCCTTGACGGATGTTAATGGATCTGATGTCAGTGCAATTTACAACTGCATTGAG CAACGACATGGAGCACCACCAAATTTCAGAAGGATGCTTAGTTCAAGATTGAGGAGGCTTGCTGCTCAGGGAAAACTTGAAAAG ACACAGAACTTCTACAAGATGAATGACAATAGCTTGGTACCAAGAACACCACAAGTAGCGAGACCAAAAGAGACGAACCCGAAACCCAGGCAGACACACAGTCAAGGGCCCTCTATTTCACAGGAGATGGTTGGTGAAGCTTCAATAACCGCAGCTTATAAGCTCGTGGAAGTAGAGAACAAATTAGATGTGGTGAAAGGATCGTcagaagagatagagagaatgaTGAATCTGGCAAGACAGGCAGAGTATATGCTAGTGATAGCGAGAGAGATGCACGAAGAAT GTTGTCAGGGAAATATTATGTTCCTGGATTGA